The Deltaproteobacteria bacterium genome includes the window GTTTTCGGCCACGGCCTTCAAGGCGGACTGGCCATCATGGGTGACGCGGGCGTCGATACCCCGCAATTCCAGGCGTTCGGCCAGGGTGGTGATGAAATCCACCTCGTCGTCCACGAGCAGTACGTTCCAATCCTTGGTGTCCATGTTATCCTTCCTGGGAGTTCTTGGGGAGCAGGATGGTGATCGTGGTCCCCTCGTTCAGCTTGCTTGTGACCTCGATTTCTCCGCCCAGCCGCTTGATGATGCCGTAGGTGATGGACATGCCCAGGCCCGTGCCCTTTTCCTTCTTGGTGGAGAAAAAGGGCTCGAACATGTGCTTGCGGGTTTCCTCGCTCATGCCGCAGCCGTTGTCCTCGACCGAGACGGCGATGTAGCCTCCGTCCATGTCGCGGGAGGACAGGACGATCCGGCCGCCATCGTTGACGGCGGCCAGGGCGTTGTTGAGAATGTTCAGGAAAACCTGTTGGATCTGACCGTGGTCCGAGGGGATCATGGGCAGGTTCTCGGCCAATTCGGTCCGCACTTCGACATTGCGGTACTGGGCCTCGCGTTCCAGGAAGCCCAGGGTCTCGATGAGGACGGTGTTCACGTCCAGGGCTTCGATTTTCACGTCCATGCGCTTGGCGAAGCCGAGCATGCGGTGGGTGATGCTCTTGCAGCGGTCCACGGAGCGCAGAATGGCGTCGATCTGCTTCTCGAACCGGGCCTTGTCCGGAAAGTCCGCGTGGAGGTTGAGCAGGTCGCGCATGAGGCCGGTTTTTTCGTTGATGATGGCCAGGGGATTGTTGATTTCGTGGGCCACGCCGGCGGCCAGACGGCCGATGGAGGACAGCTTTTGCGAGTGTTCCATCTGATGAATCGCCCCCAGGCGCTGTTCGTCGCTTTCCTGCAACCGCTTGATCAGGGTGCCGGTCAGACGGGACACGGCCGTGAAGATGGCGACGACGCTGGTCAGGAAAATGACGAGCAGATCGGCGCGGATGGCGTACCAGGTGCTCAAGACCGACGGCTTGGGCTTGATGCCGACCAAGACGAAATCCGAGTTGGCCACGGCGGCCGAAGCCAGAAAGATATCGTCGCCGTTGTTGTCCTGGATGACACGGACATTGGATTCAAGGTTGATGGAGGGCAGGGCGAAGGGCAGGGCGCTTAAAATTTTGCCGTGGAGGTGGGATTCGGTCTGGAGCACTCCGGCCCGGTTGATCAGGAATGCGTCGCTGCCCGGCTCCAAGCCCATGGCCGAGATGATGCGGTCGAAATGCATGGTGTCCAGGGTGGCGCGCAGGGTCCAGGACCGTCCGCTTTCGGCGACATGGCGCACGGCGATGGCCACGTGGGGAAATTTGCGGAAACCAAGAAAGACGTCGCTGACATAGGTCCCCTTGAATTGCACCTGTTGGAACCAGATCTGCTCCGAATAATTGCGGCCCTTGAGGTCATAGGGGCCGGAATAGCTGAGTTGGTTGCCCTTGTCGTCGATGAGGCCCAGGTCCACGAAACCTGGAAATTCGCGGCGCATGACTTGGAAGATCCGGGCCAGGTTGGCGTCGTCGGACAGCTCCTCGAAGCTGTAGGCCGAGGCGATGAAGCTCACGGCCGACGTCCGTTCGGTCAGGAAGAGTTCAAAGGAATGCTTGGCCTTGCCGACCAGGGCCCGGAGCGGTGCCTGGATCTCGGCGGCCAGGGAGGTCTGGTGCTCGTAGTAGTTGATCCCGGCCAGGGCCAGCAGCGGCAGGATGGTCACCAGGGCCATGAGGAACACGATTTTGCGCCGCAAAACCTGGTAAAGATCGCCGGTGGCCATGTCGTCCCGGACATCGGCGGTGTCGTTGGCGAGGGGGGATGTCTGGTCGTTCATGCCAACTCCCCGAAGCGCGGATAAAGGATGTCGCCCTCGTGCAGGGTATTGACGGTCAGCCGAGGCAGGACCTCGTCCAGGGGGCCGGCCACGAAGTCAATGATTTCGATCCGCTTGAGGCGCAGGTAATGGTAGTACTCGTCCTCGATGGCGCCACAGACGATGGTCCCGATATCCCGGGAGAGAGCCAAATCGCACAGCTCGTCTCCCGAGGCGCGGGCCAGGAGAAAGGATTTGCGGCGCATGATGTCCCCGCTTTCGGTGATGGTCATGAGCAGTGCCTCGGTGGCCATATCGAAGCGGGGCGCGATTTCGTCCTTGGCGATGGTGATGAGTACGCGGCGGTCCATGGCGAAAACTCCTATCCGTTTTTTCGGGGGGATTTACGCCCTGCCTGGGTGCGCGGGGTTGGTCCAGCGTCCCGCAGGCCGGGCAGGTGCCCTGGCAGATGCTCGACGAGGATGGTGTCCCCGGTGCAGACCATGACCGCGAATTCCATGATATTCTTGAGTTCCCGCACGTTTCCGGGAAAGTCATGGGCGCAGACCAGGCTCAGGGCGTCTGGGCTGATGCCGATGATACTCTTTTTGAATCGGGCCGCATAGTGATTCAGAAAGTGGTGGAGCAAAAAGCCCAGATCCTCCCCTCTGTCCTTGAGCCGGGGCAGGTGCAGGCGGATGGCCGAGATGCGGTGGAAAAGATCCTCGCGCAGGCGGCCATCGCGGACCAGTTTTTCCGGGGATTCGGTGGAGGACAGCATGAGGCGCGCGGCCACCCGCGTCGGCCGCGTCGCGCCCACCGGCGCGATGGTGCCCTCGTCCAGAAATCGAACCAGACGCGCTTGTTGGGCCGGGGGAAGGTCCGCGATCTCCGAGAGGTACAGCGAGCCTCCCTGGGCCTGTTGGAACCGGCCTGGCTTGATTTCTTCCGAGCCGTCGATGGCGCGCCCGAAGAGCTCGGCGTCGAGCATTTCCGACGGCATGGGACCGCAGCTGAAGCGGACAAAGGGCTCCCGCGACCGGGGCGAGGCCTTGTGAATGGATTCGGCCAGGAGATCCTTGCCGGTGCCGGTTTCGCCGGTGATGAGCACGGGGGCGTCGTGCTGGGCGATGACCGGCACCAACCGGAGGAGCTTTTCCATGGCCTGGCCGCGGCCGATGATCTGACCCGGCCCCGATGTTTGGGACAGACGGGCTTCCAGTTCCCGCAGGGTGGTCAGATCCTCGACCACGTCCAGAATGCAGACCGGATTGTTCTTGCCGTCGACAACACGAACCGGGGTGATGCGGACCGGGATCTTGCGGCGATGACGGTTGATGCAATCGGTTTCGATGCCGGTGTCCGGCAGTTTTTCGGCCCGATGCGGGCAGTTGTGCACGCACGCCCGGCTGTGCAGAACATGCTGGCAGGGCAGGCCGCGAACCTCGTCCCGGGAAAAGCCGGTCAGGGCTTCCAGGGCCTTGTTGAGCATGAGCACATGTCCCTCGCCGTCGAGCAGCGCCACGCCCATGGGCAGGCCGTCGAGCAGAGCCGGTATGTTCGGGCAGTCGGCACCGATGAGTTCTTCAAGCCGCTTCACCACGGACGTGCTCCTTAGTGACCGCCGCTGCCAAAGATGCCCGATGCCGCCACGCAAAGCACGATGACTTCGAGTGCCGCGATGATGGCAAAGGGCAGGTCTTTCTTTTTGAGATAGGCAAATACGAGCGGGATGTAGGCGACGACGGTCAAGCTGGCCAGGAGCGCGATGCCCACGAAGTTGAGGAAATCACCTTTGGACAGCAGGGTCGCCCAACCCCAGCCGACGGGCACATTGTTTTTCGAGAGATATTCCTGCACGGGATGGGACCATGATTGGGTGACGATTTCCGTGGGAACGTAAGGGGCCAGGATGCCAAAAACATAGAGGCAATACGTGATCAGCATGAGCGCGAGCCCGCTCCAACACCCATAGAAGAGGATATTGGCGTAGGCGACCTGTTCCGCGGGGGCATTTGTGTCCGATCTGTTCATAGCGGTACTCCTTGAATTCTGATAAAGTTAGAAACCCAGTCCCTTGAGCAGGGCCTTGCCGCCCGAGAAGGCCAGCACGCCGATGACCATGTAGCGGATAAAGGTCGGCTTGGCCTTGGCCAGCAGCCGGACGCCGACAAAGGAGCCCATCATGAGGCCGATGATGGAGGGAATGGCCATGAGCGGGATGACGCAGCCCTGATTGAGGTACACCCAGGCGGCGGAAGTGTCGGTGATGGACAGCAGGAACTTGCTGGTGCCCACGGCAACCTTGAGCGGGGCGCCCATGAGCAGGTTTAGGACGGGTACGTTGGCCCACCCCGCTCCCAGTCCGAACATACCGGCCATCAAGCCGATGATGACGAACAGCATCAGGCCGGGGATGGTGCGATGGGTCTTCCATTCGATGACTTCACCGGTGGCGGGTTCGATATACGCGCCGTTCATGCCCAGGGCCAGACTCAGAGCGTCCTGTTTGGCGACAACGGGACGGGCCGTGTTCTTGGATGTCAGGAGCAGCCCCGCGATGAAGATGATGGTGCCGCCCAAGCAGATCTGAATGACATCGGCGGGCAGGGCCAAGCCAAGGAAGGCTCCCACGATGGAACAGATCGAGGCGATCAGTGCCACGGGCAGGGCCAGGCGCAGGCTGGCCAGATTGCGCTTGAGCAGGCCCGGGCCGGCGGCCAGGGCTCCGGCCAGGGCCACCAGCAATCCGGTGCCACGGACGAAGTCCAGGTGGAAAGGAAAGAATCCGCTGACGAGGGGTACGAATAAAACCGCGCCGCCAACTCCGGCCAGCACGGCGATGATGCCCATGACAAAACAGAAAAAAAGCAAAATGGTGGGCCAGGCCCACCAGGGCATGGTCGATGAGCCACCAGTTGCCTCGGCCATCTGTTTGGCTGCCTCCTGGGCGATGTTGGTGTCGTTGTTTGCCCAAGCCAGGGTGGCCACCAGGAGAACCGCCAATCCGGCCCCTCCAAGAATCCGCATCCATGTCGTATTCAGTTTCATTCGAGTTTCGCTCCCAGTTCCTTTGCACGTTGCCGTGGAGTTTGGTTTCAGCCTTGCGATGCACAGCGCATCCCTAACGATGGGCATTTAAAGGCAAGTACCGTGCCAGATGCAAGGCACGGTGAATCGCGGATTGACGGCGCATGGCTGGTTGCGTAATCGGCAAATTGTTGCCGGTTCCGGCAAGATAGTGCCTTTTTTCTCAAAGTCTGGCGCGGATGTGGTCCGGAGCCGGGCGGCAATGGATGGATCATGCCGGGCAAGGGGCGGGAGTCGGTTGATGACGGAAAAAGACGGCGTGCGGACTGGCCGGAAAAAGACCGGCAAAAAAATTCCCAATGTTCCAGAAGAACGGGAAATCGAGGTCCTGGAGCTGGGCACCGAGGACGGTCTTGGAAAATTTGTTTTTCAGTCCAAGGCTATGCGTGATTTATACCGTCTGGCCATGCAGGTCGCCGGCGCCGACGCGACTATTCTGGTCTACGGCGAATCCGGTACCGGCAAGGAGCTGTTCGCCCGCTTGGTGCACCAGTTGTCCGGCCGGCGGACCCGTCCCTTCGTGCCCGTCAACTGTGGCGTGCTCAAGGGCGAGCTGTTCGCGGACAAGTTTTTCGGCCACGAGGCCGGCGCGTTTACCGGCGCCCAGCGGCCGCGCAAGGGCAGTTTCGAACTGGCCGCCGACGGCACCCTGTTTTTGGATGAAGTGGGCGAGATTCCGCCGCCCAACCAGGTCGATTTCCTGCGGGTGCTGGAGGAAAAGACCTTTCGCCGCCTGGGCGGGGAAAAGACGTTGTCCTTCGCCGCCCGCATCGTGGCCGCGACCAACCGGTTGCTGCCCAAAATGGTCGGCGCCGGGGAATTTCGGGCCGATCTGTATTACCGCCTGAACGTGGTCCCCGTGACCCTGCCGCCCCTGCGCGAACGGCCCGACGACATCCCTCCCCTGGCCGAGTATTTTCTGGCCATGTATCGCCATCGCTACCACAAGCCCGATGTCCATCTGGCTCCGGCCACCCTGGGCGCCCTGTGCGAGTATCCCTGGCCCGGCAACGTGCGCGAACTGCGCAACCTGACCGAGCGCCTGGTTCTTCTTTCCGCCGAACCCTGTATCGAACCCTCCCATTTGCCCCTGGAGATGCGCCTGGCCACGGGCCTTCCCACCACGGACAGCCAGCGTGGCGTCATGACCTTGGCGGCGGCCGCGCGTCAGGCCGAAGTGGCGGCCATTGTCCGCGCCTGGAACGAGGCCGAGGGCAGCAAGGCCAGACTGGCCGAACTGCTGGGCGTCAGCCCCCGGACCCTGCGGTACAAACTGGCCGAGTACGAGCTTAAGCTGGTCTGAATTCCGGCCCTGGATTCGTTGCGGCAAAATTTTGCCGCGCACTGTCCGGGCATGGTCGCGCGGGTTTTCGAGTGACACAAAATCTGAATTGATAACATAAAGAAAATATACTAAGGGCTTCGGTCAGCGAATTTTGTGACTCTTTCAGTCGATCGAGATGTGTCCCGCGTTTTTTTCAGACCAAACGACGTGGGTAGGGAGTGCTGGTGTTTGCTGTCCCCGATCCAATCAACCTTGACGAGCCGGAGCATGAACTCTGCCATGGGCCCTTGCCGCCCGTGCCCGATTGGTCCGGTTTGATCGACGCGCCGGAGAACGGTCGTGGGTCGTGGCGTTTTCCGTGCGCCGGCCTGTCGCTGATGCTGCACGCCGGACTCGTTGTCCTGGCTCTTTCCATGGCCCTGGCCAGGCCCATGCCCCGGCCGGCGGTTCGTATTTCCCTGCTTCCCCCGATCAACGCCCCTGGTGGGAACGTGGCACCACCTGCCGTTGTTCCGGCGCGGATCGCGTCGACCGCCCCGGTTCCGCCCGTTCCGGCCACCCCGACGGCGCCCAGGCCGGCTGTCCGCTCCGCGCTGGCGCCGGAGAAACGCTCCGCGCCAAAATCAGCCCGGCGCGTGAATCGCTCCGGGCCAGTCCGGATCGCGCCCAGGGAAACACCCACGCCCGCGCGGTCCACGTCCGTCACGCCTGCCCCGTCCACGCCCGACGTTTTCGCGACGCCTTCGCCGGGAATCGCGTCCCAAGGTCGGAATCCGGTCGGGGATGGTTCCGTGGCCTCGGTCCCGCCTCGCGTTACGGACCACGGATCGTCTGGCGGGAGTCGTCCCGGCGAGATCGGGACGGGACCCGTCCAGGCCAATTTTGGCGAGGCCGACGGCCCGCGCTTCGTGCGCCGCGTCTTGCCCGAATATCCAGCACTGGCCCGGCGCAAGGGGCGGGAAGGGCGTGTCGTGCTGCGGGTGACCATCGGAAGCGAGGGCGAGCTCAAGGATGTCCGGATCGTGGAGGGCGGCGGGCATGGCTTCGCGGATGCGGCCCTGGCCGCCGTTCGGGCGTCGAGCTATGCGCCGGCACGGCGGAACGGGCATCGCGTGGAGTGCTCGGCGTTGCTGCCCATTCGTTTTTCCTTGAAGAGTTGAGATGTTGTCTTTTGGTGGCCGATTATTTTCGCACACCCGGAAACCGAGGGAGGAGCGCATGCCGCGCACGATGCTGTGTCTGTTTTTGCTGATTCTGGCTCCGGTTCTGGCCCAGGCCCGGACCGTGACCGACGCCATGGGCCGCGCCGTGGAGATTCCGGACCGGGTGGAGCGGGTCATCTGTTCCGGCTCGGGCTGTCTGCGCCTGCTGGCCTACCTTCAGGCCCAGGATCTGGTCGTGGCCGTGGATGACATCGAAACCAAGCGCAACCAGTTCGACGCCCGTCCCTATGCTCTGGCCAGTCCCCGGCTCAAGACCATGCCTATTTTCGGACAGTTCCGGGGGCAGGACAACCCCGAGCTGATTTTAAGCCTTGATCCCCAGCCCCAGGTCATCTTCAAGACCTACGCCGGCATGGGGCACGATCCCGAGGAATTGCAGGCCAAGACCGGCCTGCCGGTGGTGGTGCTGGACGCGGGTGATCTGGGGGCGGGGCGCGAGCGGTTCAACGCGGCCCTGCGCCTCATGGGCGCTGTTGTCGGCAAGAGCGAGCGGGCCGGGGCGCTCATCTCTTATTTCGACGCGGCCATCGCCGACCTGGCCGGCCGCACCCGCGACATCCCGGACGACAAACGTCCCTCCGCCTACCTGGGCGGAGTGGCCTACAAGGGGCCGCATGGGTTTCAGTCCACCGAGCCGACCTATCCGCCCTTCGCCTTTGTCGGTGCCCGCAATCTGGCCCATGATCAGGGCGGGGCGGGCAAGGATCTGAGCAACACGGACGTGGCCAAGGAACAGATCGTGGCCTGGAATCCGGAATTTTTGTTCGTCGATCTGTCCACCCTGCAGATGGGCGAGGCCGCCGGTGGGCTCTTCGAGCTGCGCGCGGACCCGGCCTACGCCACGCTTACGGCGGTCCGCGAGGGTCGGGTTTTCGGCGTGCTGCCCTACAACTGGTACGCCCAGAATTACGAATCCATCCTGGCCAACGCGTATTTCATCGGCAAGACGCTGTATCCGGATCGCTTCGCGGACATCGACCCCGTGGCCAAGGCCGATCAGATCTACGGATTTGTCGTGGGCAAGCCGGTTTTCGGAGCCATGAACCAGACCTTTGGCGATCTCGTCTTTACCCGGCTCAAGGTGCGCTGATGCACGCCGATCACGGCCATGTGCCCGAGGAATATCGTCGTTATCTGGGCTGGAAGTTTCTGATCATCGCCGTGGCCGGACTGGCCTTGCTCCTGGCCCTGGTGCTGTCGTTGGGGCTGGGCGCGGCCAAGGTTCCCGTGGCCGATGTCCTGGCCAGCCTGACCGGGTTGGGCGCCTCGCCCCGCGTGGACGCCATCGTGCGCGGCATCCGCCTGCCCCAGGCCCTGGCGGCCGTGGTCGCCGGCGGCGGCCTGGCCGTGGCCGGCGCGGTCATGCAGGCTATCTTGCGCAATCCGCTGGGGTCGCCGTTCACCCTGGGCATTTCCCATGCCGCCGCTTTTGGCGCGGCTTTCTCGGTCATGGTGCTGGGGTCCGGGCTCATGACCTCGGGCCAGCGGGCCGTGACCATCGTCGAGCCCTATGTCACCACCCTGGCCGCCTTCGTGGCCAGCCTGGGCGCCTCGGCCGTGATCATCGCCATTTCCAGGCTGCGCGGAGCCCGGCCCGAAACCATGGTCCTGACCGGCGTCGCCCTGGGCGCGCTGTTCACCGCCGCGACCATGTTCCTGCAATACTTCGCCACGGACGTGCAGCTGGCGGCCATGGTCTTTTGGACCTTTGGCGACACGGCCAGGGCATCCTGGTCCGAGCTGGGCATGATGACCGCCACCACCGCACCCTGTTTTCTCTATTTCTGGGCCAAAAGTTGGGACTACAACGCCATGGACGCCGGCGACGAGACCGCCCGGGGCCTTGGCGTGCGCGTGGAACGCGAACGCATGGTCGGCATGTTCCTGGCCAGTCTGGTCACGGCCGTGCTCATCGCCTTTCTGGGGATCATCGGTTTTGTCGGACTGGTCATCCCGCACATGTTCCGGCGCGTCATCGGCGCGGATCATCGTTTTTTGCTGCCCGCGTCCCTGGTGGGCGGGGCGCTGTTGCTGCTGATTTCGGACACGGCGGCCCGTCTGGCCCTCAAGCCGCATCTGCTGCCGGTGTCGGTCCTGACCGCGTTTCTGGGCGCGCCGACCTTTTTGTACCTTATCATCCGGGGGCGGCGGCCATGATGCTTTCTGTTTGCAACGTGCATTTCACCTACAACAGCCATCCGGTCTTGGCGGATATCGATTTTTGTCTGCGCCGAGGCGAGCTGCTGGCCATTCTCGGCCCCAACGGCGTTGGCAAGACCACGCTTCTCAAATGCATGAACGCCATGCTCCGTCCGACCCTGGGCTCGATTCTGATCGACGAGCACGATATCCTGAGTCTGTCTCCGCCGCATATCGCCCGCGACATCGGCTATGTCTCCCAGAAATGCGAGGTCTCGCGCCTGACGGTTTTCGACGCCGTGCTCATGGGCCGCATTCCGCACATCCGCTGGCGCGCCGGCGAAGCCGATCTGACCAAGACCGACGCCGTCATCCACACCCTGGGCCTGTCCGGTCTGGCCATGCGCTACATCGACACCTTGAGCGGTGGCGAGCTGCAAAAGGTGTCCATTGCCCGCGCCCTGGTCCAGGAACCGTCGCTGTTGTTGCTGGACGAGCCGACCAGTGCCCTGGATCTCAGGAACCAGGTCGAGATCATGGCCCTCATCCGCCGCGTGGTGGACGAGCACCATATCGCGGCGGTCATGACCATGCACGACCTGAACATGGCCCTGCGCCACGCCGACCAGACCATTTTTTTGAAAAACGGGACCATCCACGCCCTGGCCGAGCCCGACGCGGTCACACCCGAGACCATCGAGCAGGTCTACGGCCTGCCGGTGCGCATCCACCGTATCGACGGCCAACCCGTGGTTTTGCCCCAAAACTGAAGGAGACCCTCATGTCCTGCCAAATACCCGAAGACCGTATCAACGCCACCATCGCCTTTCACGGCCACAGCTGTCCCGGTCTGGCCATCGGTATCCGCGCCGCCGAATTGGCCCTGAGTACCCTTGATCATCCCACGGATTCAGAAATTGTCGCCGTGGCCGAGACCGACATGTGTGGCGTGGACGCCATTCAGTTTTTGACCGGCGCGACCGTGGGCAAGGGGAATTTTATTCATCGTGATCATGGTAAAATGGCGTTTTCGTTTTTCCATCGCGGCACGGGAAAAGGGTTTCGCGCTGTTCTGCGGCCACGGGCCAGGGGCAGCATCGATGGGGAGATGAATGTACTGATGCGTAAGGTTTATGGTGCCGATGCCACGGACGAGGAGCGCGAACGTTTGACCGTGTTGCGCCAGGATATCCAGGATCGGTATATGTCTTTGCCGTTGGAGGAGCTGTTCGATGTGACGGAACTTGAGGATGGTCTGCCTCGGCCGCCCAAGATTTTGCAGAGTCTTGTTTGTGAACATTGCGGGGAGATGACCATGGAATCGCGTACCCGGCGCTTTGCCGGTCAGACTCTGTGCATTCCGTGTTTTTCCAAGGTCGAACAGAAGATTTAAGGAAAAGGTATTGGGCGTGGGGCGCTGCCCCACGTCCCGCCAGGGGCGCGACCCCTGGACCCGTTTCGGGCGAGGGTGCTCGTTTTTTTGGCCCGTGGGCCGGAATGGCAACCGCGTCGTTTTGTGGCCAGGAAATCGAGGGGCCATGTGCACGCAATCCGTGACGCCTCGTGACGGCGCGGTCAGGGCCGCGCATGGCCAAATCGCGGCCAAAAAAGGCACGAATTTTTATTTCGTGTTCTTTTGGGCGAATAATTTTTGGATGAGTTGGCAAAACTGGCGCTTGCCAGGAGCTCACGAACTAGCGCCGCTTTGTGGCGCGCAACATTTTGGGGGATTACCAATGCTTCGTTTCGCCGTGCTTGTTGTTTGTCTGCTTTGCGCATCACCCGGATGGGCGGAAGAACCCGTCAACGCCACGACCATGGACGAGATGCTCGTTGTCGGAGAAAAATTTGTCGCCCCCACCAAGCAGGCCAACGAGCAGGTCTATACGGGTACGGAAATCACCGCCAGCGGTCTCGCGCTGTCTGGAACCAAGGCCGAAACCAGTGTCTACGAGGCCATGGACATGTTGCCGGGATTCCAGTGTGAAAGCGTCGATCCCCTGGGCCTGGCCGCCGAGCAGAAAAATACCCGAGTGCGCGGGGTGCGCGGCTTCCTGGGCTCCATGACTGTCGAGGGCGTGCCCAATTGGGGCGGCAATCCCATGGGACCGCGTGAATATATTTACGACATGGAGAATTTCGAGAGTCTGGCCGTATACAAGGGCGCCATCCCAGCCGCCCTGGGCACGGGCGTGGGCGCGCGCGGCGGCGCCGTGGAATTGCGTCCGCAATGGCCCGAGGAAGAGTGGGGCCTTGATCTGGACGCAAGCGTCGGCGGCAACGCCTACAACCGCGTCTATTCCCGCGTGGACACGGGCAACCTTTGGGTGACGGATACGGCCATGAGTCTTTCGGCGTCCCAAACCAACGCCGACAAATGGAAAGGCCCCGGTGACCTGGGACCACGCACCAACGTCAATTTCATGATTTCCCAGCCGTAT containing:
- a CDS encoding ABC transporter ATP-binding protein, with the translated sequence MMLSVCNVHFTYNSHPVLADIDFCLRRGELLAILGPNGVGKTTLLKCMNAMLRPTLGSILIDEHDILSLSPPHIARDIGYVSQKCEVSRLTVFDAVLMGRIPHIRWRAGEADLTKTDAVIHTLGLSGLAMRYIDTLSGGELQKVSIARALVQEPSLLLLDEPTSALDLRNQVEIMALIRRVVDEHHIAAVMTMHDLNMALRHADQTIFLKNGTIHALAEPDAVTPETIEQVYGLPVRIHRIDGQPVVLPQN
- a CDS encoding TonB family protein codes for the protein MFAVPDPINLDEPEHELCHGPLPPVPDWSGLIDAPENGRGSWRFPCAGLSLMLHAGLVVLALSMALARPMPRPAVRISLLPPINAPGGNVAPPAVVPARIASTAPVPPVPATPTAPRPAVRSALAPEKRSAPKSARRVNRSGPVRIAPRETPTPARSTSVTPAPSTPDVFATPSPGIASQGRNPVGDGSVASVPPRVTDHGSSGGSRPGEIGTGPVQANFGEADGPRFVRRVLPEYPALARRKGREGRVVLRVTIGSEGELKDVRIVEGGGHGFADAALAAVRASSYAPARRNGHRVECSALLPIRFSLKS
- a CDS encoding sigma-54-dependent Fis family transcriptional regulator — translated: MTEKDGVRTGRKKTGKKIPNVPEEREIEVLELGTEDGLGKFVFQSKAMRDLYRLAMQVAGADATILVYGESGTGKELFARLVHQLSGRRTRPFVPVNCGVLKGELFADKFFGHEAGAFTGAQRPRKGSFELAADGTLFLDEVGEIPPPNQVDFLRVLEEKTFRRLGGEKTLSFAARIVAATNRLLPKMVGAGEFRADLYYRLNVVPVTLPPLRERPDDIPPLAEYFLAMYRHRYHKPDVHLAPATLGALCEYPWPGNVRELRNLTERLVLLSAEPCIEPSHLPLEMRLATGLPTTDSQRGVMTLAAAARQAEVAAIVRAWNEAEGSKARLAELLGVSPRTLRYKLAEYELKLV
- a CDS encoding DUF1634 domain-containing protein; this encodes MNRSDTNAPAEQVAYANILFYGCWSGLALMLITYCLYVFGILAPYVPTEIVTQSWSHPVQEYLSKNNVPVGWGWATLLSKGDFLNFVGIALLASLTVVAYIPLVFAYLKKKDLPFAIIAALEVIVLCVAASGIFGSGGH
- a CDS encoding two-component sensor histidine kinase, producing the protein MNDQTSPLANDTADVRDDMATGDLYQVLRRKIVFLMALVTILPLLALAGINYYEHQTSLAAEIQAPLRALVGKAKHSFELFLTERTSAVSFIASAYSFEELSDDANLARIFQVMRREFPGFVDLGLIDDKGNQLSYSGPYDLKGRNYSEQIWFQQVQFKGTYVSDVFLGFRKFPHVAIAVRHVAESGRSWTLRATLDTMHFDRIISAMGLEPGSDAFLINRAGVLQTESHLHGKILSALPFALPSINLESNVRVIQDNNGDDIFLASAAVANSDFVLVGIKPKPSVLSTWYAIRADLLVIFLTSVVAIFTAVSRLTGTLIKRLQESDEQRLGAIHQMEHSQKLSSIGRLAAGVAHEINNPLAIINEKTGLMRDLLNLHADFPDKARFEKQIDAILRSVDRCKSITHRMLGFAKRMDVKIEALDVNTVLIETLGFLEREAQYRNVEVRTELAENLPMIPSDHGQIQQVFLNILNNALAAVNDGGRIVLSSRDMDGGYIAVSVEDNGCGMSEETRKHMFEPFFSTKKEKGTGLGMSITYGIIKRLGGEIEVTSKLNEGTTITILLPKNSQEG
- a CDS encoding sulfite exporter TauE/SafE family protein produces the protein MRILGGAGLAVLLVATLAWANNDTNIAQEAAKQMAEATGGSSTMPWWAWPTILLFFCFVMGIIAVLAGVGGAVLFVPLVSGFFPFHLDFVRGTGLLVALAGALAAGPGLLKRNLASLRLALPVALIASICSIVGAFLGLALPADVIQICLGGTIIFIAGLLLTSKNTARPVVAKQDALSLALGMNGAYIEPATGEVIEWKTHRTIPGLMLFVIIGLMAGMFGLGAGWANVPVLNLLMGAPLKVAVGTSKFLLSITDTSAAWVYLNQGCVIPLMAIPSIIGLMMGSFVGVRLLAKAKPTFIRYMVIGVLAFSGGKALLKGLGF
- a CDS encoding dinitrogenase iron-molybdenum cofactor biosynthesis protein, giving the protein MDRRVLITIAKDEIAPRFDMATEALLMTITESGDIMRRKSFLLARASGDELCDLALSRDIGTIVCGAIEDEYYHYLRLKRIEIIDFVAGPLDEVLPRLTVNTLHEGDILYPRFGELA
- a CDS encoding iron ABC transporter permease, translated to MHADHGHVPEEYRRYLGWKFLIIAVAGLALLLALVLSLGLGAAKVPVADVLASLTGLGASPRVDAIVRGIRLPQALAAVVAGGGLAVAGAVMQAILRNPLGSPFTLGISHAAAFGAAFSVMVLGSGLMTSGQRAVTIVEPYVTTLAAFVASLGASAVIIAISRLRGARPETMVLTGVALGALFTAATMFLQYFATDVQLAAMVFWTFGDTARASWSELGMMTATTAPCFLYFWAKSWDYNAMDAGDETARGLGVRVERERMVGMFLASLVTAVLIAFLGIIGFVGLVIPHMFRRVIGADHRFLLPASLVGGALLLLISDTAARLALKPHLLPVSVLTAFLGAPTFLYLIIRGRRP
- a CDS encoding PAS domain S-box protein, producing MVKRLEELIGADCPNIPALLDGLPMGVALLDGEGHVLMLNKALEALTGFSRDEVRGLPCQHVLHSRACVHNCPHRAEKLPDTGIETDCINRHRRKIPVRITPVRVVDGKNNPVCILDVVEDLTTLRELEARLSQTSGPGQIIGRGQAMEKLLRLVPVIAQHDAPVLITGETGTGKDLLAESIHKASPRSREPFVRFSCGPMPSEMLDAELFGRAIDGSEEIKPGRFQQAQGGSLYLSEIADLPPAQQARLVRFLDEGTIAPVGATRPTRVAARLMLSSTESPEKLVRDGRLREDLFHRISAIRLHLPRLKDRGEDLGFLLHHFLNHYAARFKKSIIGISPDALSLVCAHDFPGNVRELKNIMEFAVMVCTGDTILVEHLPGHLPGLRDAGPTPRTQAGRKSPRKNG
- a CDS encoding iron ABC transporter substrate-binding protein translates to MPRTMLCLFLLILAPVLAQARTVTDAMGRAVEIPDRVERVICSGSGCLRLLAYLQAQDLVVAVDDIETKRNQFDARPYALASPRLKTMPIFGQFRGQDNPELILSLDPQPQVIFKTYAGMGHDPEELQAKTGLPVVVLDAGDLGAGRERFNAALRLMGAVVGKSERAGALISYFDAAIADLAGRTRDIPDDKRPSAYLGGVAYKGPHGFQSTEPTYPPFAFVGARNLAHDQGGAGKDLSNTDVAKEQIVAWNPEFLFVDLSTLQMGEAAGGLFELRADPAYATLTAVREGRVFGVLPYNWYAQNYESILANAYFIGKTLYPDRFADIDPVAKADQIYGFVVGKPVFGAMNQTFGDLVFTRLKVR